The following are encoded in a window of Rosa chinensis cultivar Old Blush chromosome 4, RchiOBHm-V2, whole genome shotgun sequence genomic DNA:
- the LOC112198905 gene encoding L-type lectin-domain containing receptor kinase IX.1, with the protein MDCIWVLLGMSLSSMAINFHSLRHSKNFSITFFTFINFLLPFSHPLSFSISRFEPGAKNIHYDGDAAPSSFGMIELNPIDSFRVGRATYAKPLHLWDKGSLADFTSNFSFTVDTFNNRLGHFADGLVFFLAPVDYPIPPNSNGSNLGLFNSTTRYAASQNQVVTVELDTFPNIEYDPPAPHVGININTISSVVNASWDASLHSGKVGHIQIAYNATTYNLSVFWTYEDNLNPDYGSTNSSLSYIIDLRKVLPEWVTIGFSAATGAVDERHVIYSWDFSSDLDSEETSKNEWMAILIEVAAASLFGLLLGWTIYWFVRRKRIRRLASKDAKGNGNYSNADVPRSINADLERASLPKQFAYQELLKATDGFADGSILGQGGSGRVYKGILRDLGLTVAVKMIIAESDPNYEKTFTNEVKIISRLIHRNLVQFIGWCYKEGECLLVYAYMPNSSLDKHLFGSRTTLQWHLRHKIALDLASALHYLHEDAEQPVLHRDIKSANVLLDKDFNCKLGDFGISKLVDPRFRTQTTRVVGTLGYIAPEYANEGRASKESDMFSFGVLALELACGDRAYQDERFQVALVSQVWRHYLSGNVLDVADKRLDMIFDQRQMKCLLNVGLWCTNPNSKERPKAGDVMKVLQLEAPLPELPHDMHDRSLPQRQDQAGSSHLSLTSSLECR; encoded by the coding sequence TCGAAAAATTTCTCTATTACCTTCTTCACTTTCATCAATTTTTTGCTTCCCTTTTCCCATCCACTTTCCTTCAGTATAAGCCGCTTTGAGCCAGGTGCAAAGAACATACATTATGATGGTGATGCTGCTccttcttcatttggaatgatTGAACTCAACCCAATCGATTCATTCCGTGTTGGCCGGGCTACATATGCAAAACCTCTGCACTTATGGGACAAGGGCTCACTTGCAGACTTCACCAGTAATTTCTCTTTCACAGTCGACACTTTTAACAATCGCTTAGGCCATTTTGCAGATGGACTTGTCTTTTTCCTTGCTCCTGTTGATTATCCAATTCCACCCAACTCTAATGGTTCTAATCTAGGACTATTCAACAGCACAACTCGTTATGCAGCTTCCCAAAACCAAGTTGTAACGGTTGAGTTAGACACTTTCCCAAACATAGAGTATGATCCACCAGCACCGCATGTTGGGATAAATATCAACACCATCTCATCAGTTGTTAATGCTAGTTGGGATGCTAGCCTTCACAGTGGGAAAGTGGGTCATATCCAGATAGCTTATAATGCTACCACCTACAACCTCAGTGTGTTTTGGACATATGAGGATAACTTGAACCCAGATTATGGGAGCACTAATTCTTCTCTTTCTTATATTATTGACTTAAGAAAGGTTCTGCCTGAGTGGGTTACCATTGGATTCTCAGCTGCTACTGGAGCGGTGGATGAGCGGCACGTTATATATTCATGGGATTTCAGTTCTGATTTGGATTCAGAAGAGACTAGCAAGAATGAGTGGATGGCAATCTTGATCGAGGTGGCTGCAGCTTCTTTGTTCGGTTTGTTGCTTGGGTGGACCATATATTGGTTCGTCAGAAGGAAGAGGATAAGAAGACTAGCCTCgaaagatgcaaaaggaaatggCAATTACTCCAATGCTGATGTACCCCGCTCTATAAATGCAGATCTTGAGAGAGCATCCTTACCAAAACAATTTGCTTACCAAGAATTACTTAAAGCCACCGATGGCTTTGCAGATGGTAGTATATTAGGCCAAGGAGGTTCTGGACGAGTTTATAAAGGAATCCTTCGGGACCTAGGACTCACAGTTGCTGTCAAGATGATTATTGCAGAATCTGATCCGAACTATGAGAAAACATTCACCAATGAAGTTAAGATCATAAGCCGCTTAATCCATCGGAACCTGGTGCAATTTATTGGATGGTGTTACAAGGAAGGAGAATGCCTACTTGTTTATGCCTACATGCCTAACAGCAGCCTTGATAAGCATCTGTTTGGCTCCAGGACAACCCTACAGTGGCATTTGAGGCATAAGATCGCTTTAGATCTAGCCTCAGCCCTTCATTACCTGCATGAAGATGCAGAGCAGCCAGTACTTCATAGGGATATCAAATCAGCTAACGTCTTGTTGGACAAGGATTTCAACTGTAAGCTCGGTGATTTTGGGATTTCTAAACTTGTGGATCCCCGGTTTAGGACTCAGACAACGAGGGTGGTAGGGACTTTGGGATACATCGCGCCAGAATATGCAAATGAAGGGAGGGCCAGTAAAGAATCAGACATGTTTAGTTTTGGAGTTCTGGCCTTGGAACTTGCATGTGGAGATAGGGCTTACCAGGATGAAAGATTTCAGGTCGCACTTGTCAGTCAGGTTTGGCGACATTACCTTTCTGGAAATGTTCTGGATGTAGCTGATAAGAGACTGGATATGATATTTGATCAAAGGCAAATGAAATGCTTGTTAAATGTGGGATTATGGTGCACCAACCCTAACAGCAAGGAAAGACCAAAAGCTGGAGATGTAATGAAGGTGCTTCAGCTTGAAGCACCACTGCCGGAACTTCCACATGACATGCATGACCGTTCACTGCCTCAACGTCAAGATCAAGCTGGATCTTCTCACTTATCCTTAACTTCTAGCTTAGAATGTCGTTAA